One Belonocnema kinseyi isolate 2016_QV_RU_SX_M_011 chromosome 6, B_treatae_v1, whole genome shotgun sequence genomic region harbors:
- the LOC117174682 gene encoding allergen Tha p 1-like, whose protein sequence is MLKITSLSVVLIAILFSCVATEEKEKKEIYADKYDYVDYLAIMENPRLRNQYYNCFMELGPCLTADQKFFKDFIPDVFQTKCSKCTDKQKIALEQIADFYSTKFPDKWEAAIRKFVIEPARSKKKE, encoded by the exons ATGTTGAAGATTACTTCTCTTTCGGTTGTACTAATTGCGATTCTTTTTTCGTGTGTGGCgactgaagaaaaagaaaaaaaagaaatttatgctGACAAATACGATTATGTCGATTACCTTGCAATCATGGAAAATCCAAGACTAAGGAATCAATATTATAATTGTTTCATGGAACTTGGGCCATGTTTAACTGCAGATCAGAAATTCTTTAAAG attttataCCAGACGTTTTCCAGACCAAGTGCAGCAAATGCACCGACAAACAGAAGATAGCATTAGAACAAATAGCAGATTTTTACTCAACAAAATTTCCGGACAAATGGGAAGCCGCCATTCGAAAATTCGTTATAGAACCAGCtcgttcaaagaaaaaagaataa